In Euphorbia lathyris chromosome 10, ddEupLath1.1, whole genome shotgun sequence, a single genomic region encodes these proteins:
- the LOC136208606 gene encoding uncharacterized protein, with amino-acid sequence MQDTRTRITSFIAFVFFIYIGLYLPTHKEITQMGQSLNKITPGAEEKKQNDIGSIIEECYNNYFADTKDWTLADFYRAICQTVEEINKKLNSTQFRVPNADKLNEVYQMHYKEKGKTISKEEFQKILEEVIMKTGFTGFGSKDILIFLYGIPAAALFIKQRIAPKALSDDVFIPAVTSATVFLLAKLNKI; translated from the exons ATGCAAGATACCCGTACTCGGATTACAAGTTTCATTGCCTTCgtgttcttcatctatataGGCCTCTACCTACCTACACACAAGGAAATCACTCAAATGGGGCaatcattaaataaaataactccAG GAGCGGAGGAGAAGAAACAAAATGACATAGGTTCAATAATAGAAGAATGTTATAACAATTATTTTGCAGACACCAAAGACTGGACCTTAGCTGATTTCTACAGAGCTATTTGTCAAACCGTCga AGAAATTAATAAGAAGCTTAACAGCACACAATTTCGAGTGCCAAATGCTGACAAACTCAATGAAGTCTACCAG AtgcattacaaagagaaaggaaaaacaatAAGCAAGGAAGAATTTCAGAAGATATTGGAAGAAGTGATAATGAAAACTGGGTTTACAGGATTTGGATCAAAAGATATACTAATCTTTCTCTATGGAATTCCAGCTGCTGCTTTGTTCATCAAGCAACGTATTGCTCCTAAAGCTCTCTCAGATGATGTTTTCATCCCTGCTGTCACTTCTGCTACTGTTTTCCTCCTTGCCAAGCTAAACAAAATTTGA